aaaaaagtgggttGGATTGACAAGACTCCTCCCACAAAATAACTTAATGAGGAAGAGGGTAAAAGAAGGGAGGTTGTGCTCCAATACTTGAAACGCAGCTAATAGTCAGTACTTCCCTGTGTTATTTAGTCTGAAAACTCTCAGAGGCGTCCAGCAGTGCTTCCGCCCACAGCGTCACTGTTTCAGATGCTTAAGGAAGCTGAATATCAGGCACATTTCCACAGCTCTAACACGGGGCATGTCACAAAGCAGGATCAGAGTTAGCCAACAAACCTTCCTAAATACTCTGAAACACCACTTCAGAGGCCAGAGAGAATAACTGAGTGCTAGAACACGTACAGAGCTAGAGATTAGGTTTTTCTTTGTTCACTACCACATAAGCCACACACCTACACTGTGTTTTAATAGCATTATTAAGTCAGCAGGCTAATTTAGTGATCCATTTTATGGGACACCCCCAAAACAGGCAACAAAAGTGAGTAAGAGAACAGAAGCAGACACAAAAAAAAGTGAAGCACCATCAAAAGACATGACAGTGTATTAAGAgaaagcgaggaggaggagtaagGGTTATATACAGGGGGAGGCTGTCAGTGTGTGCCTTTGTCAACAATACAAGTCACCATGATCACATCGTTTTTGCAAATCCAGCTGCTTAAAGAAGGTTACGGAAAACTGTTTGCCTAAGGAATTTGTGAGAGCAGGGCTGTATCCTTTAGTCCCGCACGCCTGGCTGAACTATGCTCCCAGTATTCATTACCCTAACTTCCTTAGAGATAGACACAGGTGTAAAGGGAGGAAGGACATGGACAGTGTTACTAGACAGGAGCCGTAATACACTgtagtgtgagagagagagtgagcgtgTGTCcgttatgtatgtatgtatgtatgtatgtatgtatgtatgtatgtatgtatgtatgtatgtatgtatatatatatatatatatatatatatatatagtgtgttTACATGGGTCTCCCTTATGGCAGCAGCTGTGTCTTAGGCCTCGCTCTCCCCAGCTGATGAGGTGTTctgcacttcctcctccaggatgggCACAATCAGGTTGTCCTTGGACATCAGATTGTACTTCATAACAAAGCGTGTGAACCGGTGACACAGGAACGTCTCGTTCTGTGAAAGAAGAAGCCCAGCTGACATGATTCAGctttcagacaacctcacctggatgactgagaactTTCAGCAACACACTTCTGCCCCTTCTCTTCCTGCAACATGTTTCCCTAAACTGAACTACTTCTGAGCAGAAAGCAGTTTCGGGGTTATTCCATTAAAGTCTCTGGTCAAAATTCTTCTCTAATGAAACTCACCTCATACTTGTCAAATATCTGGCGGTGATGGAAGTAGGCATGAGAGAATATCCTATATATGCGACGACAGACAGAGCCCAGCTTGGCCACAGACGACTCTTTGATGCTCACTCTAAAAAGacaaattatcattattatcacatGCTTGGTACTAAAACTCCAGAGGGAACATGAACAGTGAGAATTAACCAATTATGTTACTGAGTGCACTGCAATGTTAAAATTTCATGAACACACACTACAATAATCCTTAGAGCAAGATGACCAACCTGCTTGGAAAGTACTTGTTGCTATTGAGAAGACAGGCAGCTCCGTCCAGCGTGTGCCTGGTATAATCAATGGCAGGGCactgtggaagcagcagcacaaagtcacacaaaAGTTGTATTCATGAAAATTAAAATTAACATGTGAAAACGCTCTTGACTCACCTCTTTGGGTGTCTTGTGGGCAGCACATAAAAAGATCCACTGTTCTGTGGCTGTCATCTGGGTGCATGTGTCTGGATGGCACTCGCTCTGCAGGAAGAAAGCTTAGCATCACTACAGCTGAAAAATAACTAGGTACAGTTATTTAACTAGGTTAGTTAACTAGGTACGTACATTCAGACTCAACTCAAAGGAATCAAGGACCCATCTGACACTAAGAGCACATGTTCCTATAAAAATCTCAATTGCTTCAGTCAAATTCCTTAATGACAAGTGCACAGATTTGTGTATCTGGTGAGCTGCACAGCTTACCTGCAGTTTTACTGCTAGTCCATTGAGCTCCAGACAGAATTGCCTAGAAATAGACACAATAAGGGCACAGACTTGTTATTCAAATAATTTGTTGGAGGACAGTCAAGTGTTGTAGGGCCTGCAGACACAAGGGGTGCAGCTTTGTGTCACGGTACCGACTTCCCTCTCTTTGTCCAACCCACTGCAAACCACAGCCAAATCCCACCTCAATCATGCTGTAGTCTTCCACATTTGAATACCCACTGGCTGCCTCCAATTAAATATAGCATCACAGAAATCCGACCTTGCATGTTGCCTTTGTTCACATTAGCAATCTATCATCTATTTGGTAAAAACTCAGGATTTCAATTTAAGAGTTGAAGTGAGTAAATAACTCACCTGAGGTGCTCATACTTCCACACTCCCTCGTCCTGACCTTCTGGCGGTTCCAGGATTTTATCGATATTGGAGCAATCTGATCGAATGTTCTGCTGAATGTACTGAAACAAATCCATTAAAAAGATAAGGATAGTAACTCCCACTCAGCCACAGAACAAATGTACATGGTTTTAGGAGGATTTGTAAGAACTCAAAGACGGAGAAAAGTCTATTTTCAACCCCATTTACTGTGGAGGCAGTTAGCA
This genomic interval from Betta splendens chromosome 21, fBetSpl5.4, whole genome shotgun sequence contains the following:
- the LOC114847731 gene encoding MOB-like protein phocein; its protein translation is MVMAEGTAVLRRNRPGTKAKDFYNWPDESFEEMDSTLAVQQYIQQNIRSDCSNIDKILEPPEGQDEGVWKYEHLRQFCLELNGLAVKLQSECHPDTCTQMTATEQWIFLCAAHKTPKECPAIDYTRHTLDGAACLLNSNKYFPSRVSIKESSVAKLGSVCRRIYRIFSHAYFHHRQIFDKYENETFLCHRFTRFVMKYNLMSKDNLIVPILEEEVQNTSSAGESEA